One stretch of Deltaproteobacteria bacterium DNA includes these proteins:
- a CDS encoding cytochrome c maturation protein CcmE: MERNRRFIVGASIIVAAVAYLVYTGIRETSVYYLTIDELLSRREAVAGEGLRVAGRVGTKSVQWNPATLDLKFRLANFEDSDGVPVAYTGVLPDMFAEGRDVIVEGTYARDGSFHARTLLTACPSKYEAEAGAGVAKE; encoded by the coding sequence ATGGAGAGAAATCGCCGTTTCATCGTCGGCGCGAGCATCATCGTCGCAGCCGTCGCCTATCTCGTGTACACCGGTATTCGCGAGACCTCCGTATACTACCTCACGATCGACGAGCTCCTGTCGCGTCGTGAGGCGGTCGCGGGCGAAGGGCTTCGCGTCGCGGGTCGTGTAGGAACCAAGAGCGTGCAGTGGAACCCGGCGACCCTCGACCTCAAGTTCCGTCTCGCGAACTTCGAGGACAGCGACGGCGTCCCGGTCGCCTACACTGGCGTCCTCCCCGACATGTTCGCCGAGGGCCGCGACGTGATCGTCGAGGGGACCTATGCCCGTGACGGTTCCTTCCATGCCCGCACGCTGCTGACGGCCTGCCCGTCGAAATACGAAGCCGAGGCGGGCGCCGGAGTCGCAAAGGAGTGA
- the lpxA gene encoding acyl-ACP--UDP-N-acetylglucosamine O-acyltransferase, whose amino-acid sequence MIHATAVVDPAAQVDPTASIGPYVVIDGPVHVGPGCRLMAHAVLRGSTRLGAGNVVHPGAVLGGEPQDLAFGGAESFLVIGDDNVFREHVTVHRGTRPGSATVVGNGNYLMQSAHVAHNCRVGDGTIVAGGALLAGHVDLADRAFVSGNCVVHQHVRIGRFALLRGSSRTSRDVPPFCLMDGTHTVRGVNVVGLRRAGFEPARVTAIRRAFARLFGRPTHLGRALDEVEAGATTDEVRELVAFVRASKRGVCVAPRARGSASGDDG is encoded by the coding sequence GTGATCCACGCGACCGCCGTCGTCGATCCCGCGGCCCAGGTCGACCCGACCGCGTCGATCGGTCCCTACGTCGTGATCGACGGCCCGGTTCATGTCGGTCCGGGATGCCGGCTCATGGCCCACGCCGTATTGCGCGGCAGCACGCGACTCGGAGCCGGGAACGTCGTGCACCCCGGGGCGGTGCTCGGCGGGGAGCCGCAGGACCTGGCGTTCGGCGGGGCGGAGTCGTTCCTCGTGATCGGCGACGACAACGTGTTCCGCGAGCACGTGACGGTGCACCGGGGGACGAGGCCCGGCAGCGCGACGGTCGTCGGCAACGGCAACTATTTGATGCAGAGCGCGCACGTCGCCCACAACTGCCGCGTCGGCGACGGGACGATCGTCGCGGGCGGCGCCCTCCTGGCGGGCCATGTCGATCTTGCGGACCGCGCGTTCGTATCGGGGAACTGCGTCGTGCATCAGCACGTGCGGATCGGACGCTTCGCGTTGTTGCGCGGCTCGTCGCGCACGAGCCGAGACGTTCCGCCGTTCTGTCTGATGGACGGGACGCACACGGTCCGCGGCGTGAACGTCGTGGGCCTCCGCCGCGCCGGATTCGAGCCCGCGCGCGTGACCGCGATCCGGCGCGCGTTCGCCCGTCTGTTCGGCCGACCGACGCATCTCGGCCGCGCGCTCGACGAGGTCGAGGCGGGCGCGACGACGGACGAGGTGCGGGAGCTGGTCGCGTTCGTACGCGCGTCGAAGCGCGGAGTCTGCGTCGCGCCGCGCGCGCGCGGATCGGCATCCGGCGACGACGGGTGA